One genomic region from Argentina anserina chromosome 2, drPotAnse1.1, whole genome shotgun sequence encodes:
- the LOC126783192 gene encoding uncharacterized protein LOC126783192 translates to MPAANGGDDGGSDTAIARALSQLLSIVNDIPVSSRKYQVVQSLAENVIHDNQREDVESLRQVNRTVLSTAFSRTLSQLVAAATLEQQQHGGGGGGDIAGLDPGHQHHHWVVRAVRSVADVVWTKRVSSSGSRSSAEKLAAELLWLAETLASCGFCEESVRRWASACTLARLSLSAEPRLQASLVKLSALLLKYAKDMGVNEDSADDNVSKKEQLKRNEEKMQMQMLILWIPLLCIAPNGTDAPVLSVGERAELERVMAETIEMLEVEDQERVLSLWLHHFTYCSSSDWPNLHASYARWCNASRKHLLNHNHNL, encoded by the exons ATGCCCGCTGCTAACGGTGGGGACGACGGTGGCAGCGATACGGCTATAGCTCGAGCACTTTCGCAGCTACTGTCGATCGTCAATGATATCCCGGTGAGCTCCCGCAAGTACCAAGTTGTTCAATCTTTAGCAGAGAACGTCATCCATGACAACCAGCGGGAGGACGTGGAGTCTTTGCGTCAAGTGAATCGTACGGTTCTGTCGACAGCTTTTTCGAGGACTCTAAGCCAGCTTGTAGCCGCCGCTACTCTTGAACAACAGCAGCACGGCGGTGGAGGCGGCGGCGACATTGCTGGTTTGGATCCTGgtcatcaacatcatcattGGGTAGTAAGGGCAGTTCGGTCCGTTGCGGATGTGGTGTGGACAAAGAGGGTGAGCAGCAGCGGGTCGAGGAGCTCGGCGGAGAAGCTAGCGGCGGAGCTGCTGTGGTTGGCTGAGACGTTGGCGAGTTGTGGCTTTTGTGAAGAGTCTGTGAGGAGATGGGCATCCGCCTGTACATTGGCTCGCCTCTCTCTTTCAGCTGAGCCCCGCCTGCAAGCCTCCTTAGTCAAGCTTTCAG CATTGTTGTTAAAGTATGCCAAAGACATGGGAGTAAATGAAGATAGTGCTGATGATAATGTGAGCAAGAAAGAGCAGCTAAAAAGAAACGAAGAAAAGATGCAGATGCAGATGTTGATATTGTGGATTCCATTGTTGTGCATAGCCCCCAATGGAACTGATGCGCCCGTTTTGAGCGTCGGCGAAAGGGCTGAGCTTGAGAGAGTAATGGCAGAGACCATAGAAATGCTGGAAGTAGAAGATCAAGAGCGAGTTCTATCCTTGTGGCTCCACCACTTCACATATTGCTCCTCTTCTGATTGGCCCAATCTACATGCCTCGTATGCTCGCTGGTGTAACGCTTCTCGCAAGCACTTGCTAAATCACAATCATAATTTATAG